In Flavobacterium sp. N1736, the following are encoded in one genomic region:
- a CDS encoding XRE family transcriptional regulator — protein MSLFSDNIRALRVKHKISQEKLAENLRITRGRYVKYEDGTSEAPYDILKQIALYFHMSIDLLLSVDIRKIDIENLIKLEGNRLILPIQVDRFGENFIEIVSQKAKAGYLNGYADPEYIESLQQVSLPFLDPGKHRGFPVEGDSMPPHEDGSIIIGRYVERLGEVMDGKTYILITKNEGMVYKRLNKNKKNALVLESDNRFYPNYEVKASDILEIWEYECNIGRSDKRHEQTESQSMKDLLLEVKREVMEIKNNTSNT, from the coding sequence ATGTCCTTATTTTCAGATAACATCAGAGCATTGAGGGTTAAGCATAAAATATCTCAGGAGAAATTAGCTGAAAACCTTAGAATTACCCGAGGAAGATACGTTAAATACGAAGACGGAACTTCAGAAGCGCCGTATGATATTTTAAAGCAGATTGCTTTATATTTTCATATGAGTATCGATTTATTATTGTCTGTCGACATACGTAAAATCGATATAGAAAACTTGATAAAACTAGAAGGAAACCGACTCATTTTACCCATACAAGTAGATAGATTTGGAGAGAATTTTATTGAAATTGTATCTCAAAAAGCAAAAGCAGGATATCTAAACGGATATGCAGATCCGGAATATATTGAAAGTCTACAGCAAGTTTCTCTTCCGTTTTTAGACCCGGGAAAACACCGTGGATTTCCTGTAGAAGGCGATTCGATGCCACCGCACGAAGACGGATCTATTATTATTGGTCGTTATGTAGAAAGGCTGGGAGAGGTAATGGATGGCAAAACATACATTTTAATTACTAAAAATGAGGGAATGGTGTATAAACGTCTCAATAAAAACAAAAAAAATGCTTTGGTTCTGGAATCAGACAATCGTTTTTATCCAAATTATGAAGTGAAAGCTTCTGATATTTTAGAGATTTGGGAATACGAATGCAATATCGGAAGAAGCGATAAACGTCATGAACAGACAGAATCTCAAAGCATGAAAGATTTGCTTCTGGAGGTGAAAAGAGAGGTTATGGAGATTAAGAATAATACATCGAATACGTAA